A window from Onychostoma macrolepis isolate SWU-2019 chromosome 07, ASM1243209v1, whole genome shotgun sequence encodes these proteins:
- the LOC131543790 gene encoding cornifelin homolog, translated as MMAHSAVSVQPAMVVSTTNTQWSSGVCDCCEDMGICCCGWWCPYCLMCKTSEEFGECLCLPLLEIFFGCMLHPITLTMRSSMRERFHIKGSIQDDCCAVFCCTVCVWCQMARELKARRHSLVVINTAVNTVHHQPQAFNQPTQAINTSYQPLNPISPAY; from the exons ATGATGGCACATTCAGCTGTAAGTGTCCAGCCAGCCATGGTGGTGAGCACTACTAACACCCAGTGGAGCAGCGGAGTGTGTGACTGCTGTGAAGACATGGGCATCT GTTGCTGTGGTTGGTGGTGTCCATACTGCCTCATGTGTAAGACCAGTGAGGAATTTGGAGAGTGTCTCTGTCTCCCCCTGCTGGAGATATTCTTTGGTTGCATGTTGCATCCTATTACACTCACCATGAGGAGCAGTATGAGAGAGAGATTCCACATTAAG GGCTCGATACAGGATGACTGCTGTGCGGTGTTCTGCTGCACTGTGTGCGTCTGGTGTCAGATGGCGAGAGAGCTGAAGGCTCGGCGACACTCTCTAGTGGTCATTAACACTGCCGTTAACACGGTTCACCATCAGCCGCAAGCTTTTAACCAGCCAACTCAAGCCATCAATACGTCCTACCAGCCTCTGAACCCCATCAGTCCTGCCTACTGA